The genomic DNA TGCCTCCCCAACCACCCTTTCAGCAACGGTGGTCATGTGGCAGAGACTACTGGAAAGGAAAGCTAGTGGAGGTTTCTGGGAAAGCTTTTACTTTCCTGATAAAAGAGACCAATGAGTGGTGCCAAGGCTTCACCTGCTTCTTGACTTGAATGTACATGTAATTTTCAGGGCTAGTCAATCACCTTATCATTATGAGAGAAAAGTAGGAACTGCAGAAACTCTGGCCCTAACATCTTTGAACTGATAAACACTAAATTACCTATATCCAGATTCATTATTAAATGAGAAAGATAACTCAGTTTGTTTAAACCATTTAATAGTCATATTTTCTACTGCATACTGCCCACAGCATCCATAGTTACTTTCTGGTAACACAGATCGAGTCTCTTTGTGTCATCACTTCCAGCTTTCTTCAACTTCAAATGAAATGATCACAATTCCTAATCAAGTTAacacaattatttaaatatgtgtacAGTAAGCCCTGTGTATATGTTGCTGTAATAAGGGAAGAACACGTTCATCATCATCCTGGCTACATAATAGCAAATCAAAATTCAGCAGTATTTGGGCTAATATTCTATGAGGCTTTGCTGAGAGGTTAGCAGATGAGTTATTAATCGTTATTTtccagtttatatttttcttttgtaagaatATAGGAagttaaattacatattttaagttCACACATATGAAACTATTTTTCAGTATTGAAGATTAAAGCAACTTAGACCATATCAGTGATAAGAGTGTCTAGTAATTTATTGGTATTTTtcatagcaatttaaaaatacacagtttatttatattaaaacatgCTTTTAGTTTATTAAAGGTTCGAGTTTTACATATTGGCTCATAAAagaattataaacttaaaaaataaaatctatatatagTATAGCttttattgaattgtatgagatgaacttttatttatacatgtaaaatctttggaaacaacaaaataatgaagaaattaaaattccaaCTTCTTATGTTTCTTGTATGCTCAGATCCCACCTTCTAGAAGCTGTTAAGTAAGAAAGGCAATGGAGATACACCAGACAAGTGATTATCTGACACACATTCTGATGGAAACCTGGTAAAGTCCCCTAACTTCTCTGGGTTTCAAAATTTATCCATAAGGTGGAGAGAGCAGCAGTATCCATGTAAGTAAAAGGATCTGGATTTTAACCACTGATTCTAAGGGCGCCAGTGTGCTCTTGAGTCAATAGGTAAAGCTCTATCTACATCAAAGGAAATTACTCATACCCAAAAGCTCAATAGACAATTAAGGGCTTAAATTGTGCAGTGTTTTCCTATCTTCTCCAGATGCAACCTCAGCTGCAGAATTTTTAGTTTGAGATGTGAATTTAACTCAACCTGAGTGCTGATAATATGCCTTTCAGTTAgtaaagaaaggaggaggagagagaaaaagaaagaaaattatttttactggGAGATAATTTTACATGTAGAAATCTACAATTTCAAATACATCCAACCTCGATGAACAGTAAAATGAAGACACTCTAGCAGTTCATATTATACATCACTGCAGACACTAAGTTCCCACAATTATTTTTGCTAAGTATTGCATTAAACTTCAAAGGTTAATCAAGGGTTATCAATACAAACTAAAACTTCATGCAAAAGTATCACTTACGATAACTTAACGATTTTTTGTATGAAACTATGtccttaaaaaaataggtaacatGTACTGAAAACAGTACTATGCTAATATTTCCTGCATAAATAGGTTTCTGATGCAAACTAGctgtaagctagagaaaataatcAACCACCTAACAAGGcagattatatttttttgtttcattcactGCCCTCTGAAAGGGGTcatctttaaaggaaaagtttttttggctataatttttattttattaataactacaaactaatttatttctaatgttCAGAAGTCCCCATTCAGCAAGCACTGAAGGCTCCAGAGACCagaaaacattttgtatttaagAGAGTAATTCCATGAAACTCATTACTTCATactataaaaagacaaattaatacATATACTACAGATCTGTGCTATTTAATGCAGGCCACTGGCCTGATGTGGATAATGCAaacttaaaatgtggctaatcCAAATtagtaaaatacacaccagatttcaaggAATTAGTACAGAAGAAGAATGTAAACTATCCTAATGAGTGTTTACAGTGATTACATGGTGAAATGGTAATAGTTGGGATCTactgagttaaataaattatattattaaaattaacaccagctgtttcattttgtcttttttaatgtgactgctagaaaattttaaattacatagtATATGGctcacattatttttctattctatagCACTGCTACAGAAATAGCAGATTCaattatatgtttaatattaatCCCAACCCATTCATTAAATTTTTGTATAATTACAGTATTTGAGATAACATATTTAATATACTACCACAAAAGGCCCGAGCTTAGAATCAACTATGCCTCTAcgcataaaaataaaaccagataaaACCTACTCTGAtctttttcatcttctgtatATTGGCAACTGTGCTAAACTTTGGTTAGATAGGAGTCTGCAACAGGCAAAAGGGGTCTTTTTGgttgatagaaatgttctaaaactggattgtggtgatgacCGCACAACTATAAATGTATTCAAAAGTCACTGGATTGTATACTTCCAGCCAGTTAAGTTGTACAGcgtgtaaattatacctcaataaagctgtttttaaaaaaaaagtgccaacTAGAGCCCAGCAGATCTAAAGTGCCATCTAGAAGCTGCATATAAATTTCAGGtgattcaaatattatttttcaatctaTCATATGACTCAATATTGCAACAAAAATTTTTCCGTGAAGGTCCTTTCATGTGCAGTGGGTCCAATTCAGCAGTGGATTATGTAGTCCACTTTTTCAACTTATACCTTATATTGGAGGTATAAgttgaaaaagacaaagagaacattAGAGTCACTGAGTGGACAGTTTATTTGCTTTAGGGGTATCCAGCTCAGGCAACAAGAGCACCCAGCTCAGGCAATCTTATCGCAAATCCCTCACCCAATCTGGGCACCATATAATTGGACATCTGCTGGCATTCACCATCCTAGACAGAAtactagaatataaaatatagagtatacaaaaattaatcaaaaaaaaaaaagaagaagaagaaacaaaacaatggatACAGTAAGTACCACATAAAGAACTCACATTGAACAGGAAGATAAGATTTCAAGACATGTGCCCGAACACAAACATAAATACAAACATTTGCATGGATATACTGAGTTGCCTCAAGGTCTCATTTTAGAAGTAAACCAGGTGGTTATTCAAAAGCCAAAGAATCATCTGGAATGTTAAAATCATTCAGGAATGTTCATTTAAGGCAGCCACAGAATAAGGGACCTATTATAGTCCATGCTTGTTATAAAATGACTCATCCAGGCATGTGGACAAATCTATGAATGTATTTGTTAAAGTTCCAGACTGAAGTTATGTCACAACTGTGAATGTTTATGATGTACTTAGTAATACTTTATGAGGTGAGTGATACTTTAAAACTGAAATGTGAACATGGATCAAATGAGAAAGACTGAAAATCTGATTATTTTCCTACAGAATATCACATACTTCTAAGAATTAAGAGCTATTTCTTGagggcttattttaaaaaaacaaaacaaaactaaaacatgaACAAGACACTCACTGGATTTGATTTCTAGACAATTTGCTGTTGTGTGAATATAAGGTACCACCAACCAGTTCACACAATCCAATCAATGTGGTGTCCCCAGCACATATTTGGCAGTTCTTTGTACTGTTTTATCCATGCATAAATGCTTTTTAGGCCTTCCAAAAGAAATGCACAGAaagatacaaatacatttttaaagatatccacaaaataatgtTATCTAGGTATCAAAACAATTGTATTTGAATTGTATCTATACCACTGtatctattctttttctatttctgattttttcaaTACTTAAAGTAGTACAAGTCACCTGACAATGAAGTTCACctttataaaatatagttttttctTTAGTCCAAGATACTGGCGAATTCACAGAGCATACCAAAAGTAAAGCACTAATATTTAGCTTCCAAAAATAGTTAAAACTTAGAAAATGTTCCTAAAACTCTAAAACAGGTGATTTTAACTAACAACATGAAGCTTGTGCTTTCTCTAATTTCCAAGTAGCCAAAATATTCATACTGAGGCAGTATTCAGTTTCTTAAGAGTTCAGGTCAAAGAAGTATACCTACATCTTCATGGATGTCTGTCATTCTCTCCATGCTTAGACACACTGCTGTACCAAACAGTGTGGAAGTCACTgtctaagaaaatggaaatgccCTCTCTTAGATAACTATTTActttaggaataaaataaaccagCAAATCACCTCAAATTTTTCTATAGGCTacacagaagagaggaaaggatgaTTTTCACAGCCCATGCAGCTGAGAGAAAAAGTTGATTTGGGGGACTATCGTACTACAAGTTAAATGTATTATGCCTTTTGTAGGGCTTTTTGTAAATCACCGTAGAAGTTGACTAGAGTGCTGGCCATGGCTGTATCTACCGCAGACTGAGGAATCATCCCGCGCAGATCTGTCTGAATGTAGCCTGTCAAAAGACTCTGGTGTGGATTGTCTTTATGTGGAACACAAAACCAACCACAAGGATGGTTATATCCACGAATAAATTCTGGTCTCTTTTCACTCCAGTCAACACTTAGCCCtacaaggaaattttaaaataacaccatTAATAGCAGTGACTGAGATTAGTCTACAACTCTCATACAATCATATTATCAGAtttcttgtttaaatatttttcttcttatagtaggaagggaaaaatgaagggggggacatcagagggggagacgaaccatgagagactatggactctgagaaacacactgagggttctagaggggaggggagtggggggaggggttagcgtggtgatgggtattgaagagggcacgtattgaatggagcactgggtgttatacgcaaacaacgaatcatggaacactacatcaaaaactaatgatgtatggtgattaacataataaaataaaaaaattttttcttcttactcATGTAGATGAAAACTAAGCCCCAAGAGTGACcatagaagaatgaaaaagataattaCCAAGTAGAATTCTGACAGAGGGCTAGAGGTAATGGGGAAAGTTCTAATCCCATCAGAATAGGTAACATTATGTCATCTTGGTAACTCCTTGGAAACTATGAATCTTGGCTGTAGCACCCAGGCCTCAAGGTGCCAAAAATCAAAACTATGGTACCACCACTACTCCCTAAAGGCACTACCACATCCAACTTTGGTACTGGCTGGCTAAGAGTAAACAAGCAGATATTTATCTACAACTGCCAACTCGAGTATATACGATACACAAAAAAAGACTGATTTACCTATAGATATATTTTAGGAAGCAGGAGCCTTCTAATAGcagtacttttcattttttaaaaaaatattacacagctcaaggaaggaaaaatattctaACACACCATGCCTATTTTTTCTATGGATATGACTAAGAAGCTATTTTCTGAGAGTGACTTAATCTGCTTACTACATCCCTTTCTCAGAGGCAGCTACGTGATTCCTGTTTGTTAGCTGTGACCTGGAGGATACCATGTAACTGAGAATAAAAACTTAACCAGAAAGATTTCAAAACCCTTCTTGATACTGTTATTTTAATTCCTGTGATGTAGCATTTGCAAAGCTTAGTGATTATAAAATAAGTGTGAAGGCTGAAAATATATCTCACATAGAAACATCCAGCCGGGAAAACTCAAATatttaagacaaatgaaaagaaagtataaGGTTTTGAGATCATTACCACAGGACAAAAGCCCTTCTTCATAGCCCACAGTGTAGGAGAAATCAACAAACTCTCTCGGGGAAATTATATTCCAAAGCTGACCAGCAGTAGTGTAACGCATCACACAGCAATTCTGAAAGAGAAGAGGTGACAGTTGTTACTACTTAGGAAACATACATGGACTCATATATCATAAATTAACCCTTAGTAAAAAACTAatactcatttaaaatgtatttataattctTATCAATAATAATTCTTACAGTGGTTCTGATAGGTTTAGATCTCTAGTCTAAACTTCATGGCCACTGTATGGGAATGAATAAGGTTATGATTAAAATACAAAGAGGTAAGTTACCCAGTATCTAAATCTCTAACTCAATGCAATGGCCTTGTATCCTATATGATATTCAACACGGAAGTAGGTGGTGTAGACTATAGGTGTTTAAgataaaaatccacaaatatttggACCAAAATACCAAATGTTTCAATAAAGAAATTCAAACATGggaaaaatgaattaacaaaaatagaaaaagaggacaACCCACTTTGGTTACATCATTCTCTAATGCCTAaggtggcatttttatttttggtctttgATTTTGGCTTAACATTAATGGAAAAACCTACATACGATTACCTAGAAACCTGAATATGATGGTGttgtttttagaattttagatTTCAGAATCTCAACTTAAGTTTTACAATTAAAGAGCTGACAGTTTTCTTAAGCAGCAAGGGTAGAGCTACTGTGTAAAACAAACGCAGTTCTGACTAATACTTATTAATATGAGGAAACTCAagctttttaaaaggcagaaaggaTTCCCCTGTGAGATCTCTGCCACGACTACTTACTCTCAAAACAATGAATACAATGAATACAAGTAGGTGCACATGCTcacactcacatgctctctctcacatgcacacacatacacacacacgcccaAAATCTGAAGTAATGTTTCTAAATAAATACCTCTTCAAAGTGTTCCAAAATGTCCATTGAAGTCATTAAGCTGTCCCAATCCAAGCGACAGGGACCTGGGCGTATATGGTCTATGACACTATTGATGCTGTCATCTATAACACCTTGGGCTTTGAAActggagaaaaaatattaaggtcAAATGCTATTAGTATGAAAAATTTCAGCACGCCCTCATAGTTCAGAGCTAACTTCAAAAAGAGTAAAAGttaatacagctttttttttaaagggaataaaTCCCAACAGTTTTTCTGATAAATTAAGTTATTTTATCAGAATGTACTCTTTGCCCTCAAATCTAACAAGTGATCTGAAGGCTAAATTATGTTATCATGAACATAGGAAAGTACCTTCATGTTACGGTGTAGCCGAAAACAGTCCATACAACACTCGAGCTTCATTTATTCTGTATGCTATTCCTTTCTCAGGCTCTAACATGTTATTAGTATGCACA from Neomonachus schauinslandi chromosome 7, ASM220157v2, whole genome shotgun sequence includes the following:
- the STARD4 gene encoding stAR-related lipid transfer protein 4 isoform X1, which codes for MEGLPDAAAFATRLKNTLIQYHSIEDDKWRVAKKTKDVTIWRKPSEEFNGYLFKAQGVIDDSINSVIDHIRPGPCRLDWDSLMTSMDILEHFEENCCVMRYTTAGQLWNIISPREFVDFSYTVGYEEGLLSCGLSVDWSEKRPEFIRGYNHPCGWFCVPHKDNPHQSLLTGYIQTDLRGMIPQSAVDTAMASTLVNFYGDLQKALQKA
- the STARD4 gene encoding stAR-related lipid transfer protein 4 isoform X3 — its product is MKDVTIWRKPSEEFNGYLFKAQGVIDDSINSVIDHIRPGPCRLDWDSLMTSMDILEHFEENCCVMRYTTAGQLWNIISPREFVDFSYTVGYEEGLLSCGLSVDWSEKRPEFIRGYNHPCGWFCVPHKDNPHQSLLTGYIQTDLRGMIPQSAVDTAMASTLVNFYGDLQKALQKA
- the STARD4 gene encoding stAR-related lipid transfer protein 4 isoform X2; translation: MDQFDDVTIWRKPSEEFNGYLFKAQGVIDDSINSVIDHIRPGPCRLDWDSLMTSMDILEHFEENCCVMRYTTAGQLWNIISPREFVDFSYTVGYEEGLLSCGLSVDWSEKRPEFIRGYNHPCGWFCVPHKDNPHQSLLTGYIQTDLRGMIPQSAVDTAMASTLVNFYGDLQKALQKA